The nucleotide sequence CGCTGACTGTGGCCGAAATCGATGCACTCTCCTGCCGCGACACCCGCGTTCTGCGACGTCAGGCGGCCATGATTTTCCAGCACCACAACGTCGTGCCACGCCTCAGCGTACTCAAGAACGTGCTGACTGGTTGCTTAGGCAGTGTTTCAACCCTTACCTCGATCATGCAGTTGTTTCGTCGTGAAGAAGTGGTGTTGGCCATGCAATGCCTGGAGCGTGTAGAGCTGGGGCACAAGGCCCACGAACGTACCGACGCACTTTCCGGCGGGCAGATGCAACGCGTGGGGATCGCACGTGCCTTGGCGCAACGCCCCAAAGTTATTCTGGCGGACGAACCGGTGGCCAGTCTCGATCCCAAGACTGCGCGCCTGGTCCTGCAATATTTGCGCGATGCGACTAGGGAACTTGGTATCACGGTGCTGTGCAACCTGCATCAGGTTGATTACGCCCGCGAATTCGGCGATCGAATTGTCGGATTGGCTCACGGAAAACTGGTGTACGACGGCGACGCAT is from Pseudomonas mucidolens and encodes:
- the phnC gene encoding phosphonate ABC transporter ATP-binding protein: MISIRQLTKHYGSNPVLRGIDLDVAPGEFVVVLGQSGAGKSTLLRCINRLVQADSGTLTVAEIDALSCRDTRVLRRQAAMIFQHHNVVPRLSVLKNVLTGCLGSVSTLTSIMQLFRREEVVLAMQCLERVELGHKAHERTDALSGGQMQRVGIARALAQRPKVILADEPVASLDPKTARLVLQYLRDATRELGITVLCNLHQVDYAREFGDRIVGLAHGKLVYDGDASSMTDADLQRIYPGQADESQNVPATTLNPKNHATQLRVGA